The following proteins are co-located in the Bacillus pumilus genome:
- the asnB gene encoding asparagine synthase (glutamine-hydrolyzing), with the protein MCGITGWADFKKQLIQQDHVINQMTETLSKRGPDDTNTWKSEHVLFGHKRLAVVDVEGGKQPMTYTHQNHDYTVVYNGELYNTEDIRKELLKKGHRFLGHSDTEVLLHAYTEWKEECVTHFNGIFAFVIWDSERELLFAGRDRLGVKPFFYTERHHSFLFGSEIKALLAHPDMKAKVDHEGLSEIFGLGPSRTPGQGVFKGVKELRPAHALTFSKDGLRVWRYWNVKSEQHTDSLDDTAQHVKHLFTDAVTRQLVSDVPVCTFLSGGVDSSAITAIAAKHFEKIGKAPLHTYSIDYEGNDQFFEASQFQPNADGPWIDQMTKAFQTNHHSCVIGQKELASYLKEAVEVRDLPGMADIDSSLLWFCREMKKDFVVGLSGECADEIFGGYPWFHMANETNGFPWMRSTEARTQLLQDSWQKKLSLKEYAHSKYEETVAETPLLDGETGVDKARRELFYLNMIWFMTTLLDRKDRMSMGASLEVRVPFADHRLVEYVWNIPWEMKMHGNREKGVLRKALEGILPNEVLYRKKSPYPKTHHPAYTQAVKEMLTDCLAQKDSVLHEFLDPHQLKQLIETEGASFQVPWYGQLMKGPQLIAHLAQIHHWFETYRIDIDA; encoded by the coding sequence ATGTGTGGAATAACAGGCTGGGCAGACTTTAAAAAGCAGCTCATCCAACAGGATCATGTAATCAATCAAATGACAGAGACATTATCTAAAAGAGGGCCAGATGATACAAATACGTGGAAAAGTGAGCATGTGCTTTTCGGGCATAAAAGGTTAGCGGTTGTAGATGTAGAAGGCGGAAAGCAGCCGATGACATATACACATCAAAACCATGATTATACGGTTGTATACAATGGAGAGCTCTATAACACGGAGGATATAAGAAAAGAATTATTAAAAAAGGGGCACCGCTTTCTTGGGCATTCTGATACAGAGGTTCTTCTTCACGCTTACACAGAATGGAAGGAAGAGTGTGTCACCCATTTTAATGGTATTTTTGCATTTGTGATCTGGGATAGTGAGCGTGAATTATTATTTGCAGGGAGAGACCGGCTTGGTGTCAAGCCATTTTTCTATACAGAACGTCATCATTCCTTTTTATTTGGTTCAGAGATCAAAGCACTTCTTGCTCACCCTGATATGAAAGCAAAAGTCGATCATGAGGGGTTATCAGAGATCTTTGGCTTAGGACCGTCTAGAACACCAGGGCAAGGGGTATTTAAAGGTGTAAAAGAGCTGAGACCTGCACATGCTTTGACCTTTTCAAAAGATGGCCTGCGTGTGTGGAGGTACTGGAATGTCAAAAGCGAGCAGCATACAGACTCACTTGATGACACCGCTCAGCACGTCAAACATCTCTTTACAGATGCTGTCACAAGACAGCTCGTCTCTGATGTGCCTGTTTGTACATTTCTATCTGGTGGCGTTGATTCTAGTGCCATAACCGCCATTGCCGCCAAGCACTTTGAGAAAATAGGGAAAGCGCCGCTTCATACGTATTCCATTGACTACGAAGGAAACGATCAATTCTTTGAGGCAAGTCAATTCCAGCCGAATGCTGACGGCCCTTGGATTGATCAAATGACCAAAGCATTTCAAACGAATCACCACAGCTGTGTCATCGGCCAAAAGGAACTGGCTTCTTATTTGAAGGAAGCAGTTGAAGTTCGAGATTTACCGGGCATGGCAGATATTGATTCATCCTTACTTTGGTTCTGCCGAGAAATGAAAAAGGATTTCGTTGTCGGCCTTTCAGGTGAATGTGCTGATGAAATATTTGGAGGCTATCCGTGGTTTCATATGGCAAATGAAACGAATGGTTTTCCTTGGATGAGATCGACTGAAGCCCGCACACAGCTTCTTCAAGACTCGTGGCAAAAGAAACTATCACTGAAGGAATATGCGCACAGCAAATATGAAGAAACCGTGGCAGAAACACCTCTTTTAGATGGAGAAACTGGAGTAGATAAAGCCCGGAGAGAACTTTTTTACTTAAATATGATCTGGTTCATGACAACGCTGCTAGATCGAAAAGATCGAATGAGTATGGGCGCGAGCCTTGAGGTGCGTGTGCCATTTGCAGATCATCGCCTTGTCGAATATGTTTGGAATATTCCTTGGGAAATGAAAATGCATGGAAATCGTGAAAAAGGGGTTTTGCGAAAAGCATTAGAGGGAATTTTACCGAATGAAGTGCTTTATCGCAAGAAGAGTCCTTACCCGAAAACGCATCATCCAGCCTATACCCAGGCTGTGAAAGAGATGTTAACAGATTGCCTTGCGCAAAAAGATTCTGTGCTTCATGAATTTTTAGATCCACACCAATTGAAACAGCTGATTGAAACCGAAGGGGCTTCCTTTCAAGTGCCTTGGTATGGCCAGCTCATGAAAGGTCCGCAGCTAATCGCCCATCTGGCGCAGATTCATCATTGGTTTGAAACATATCGAATTGATATAGACGCGTAA